TTCACATGATCTCTGAACCTGAGATAAGAGAAACTGATTGATTCTGCAGAATCAGAGTTTAATATGGTTTTAATTCTCCATACCACAGTAACTTTGTAGTGTTGTGAGACAAATGATAGATAAATAGATGATAAAGGTCTTTTTATTGATCTCGTAGCAAGTCATTTTTGAGAATAAAAAAACGTGATTATATTGTAAACAGGTAAAATACCCTCATACATCACAGGTGGTTACATACAGGGATCTAAATGTACACTTTGGTATAACCAGTCGGGAACAACAATAGACAGTAATTAAATCGTGTGTGTTTCCTTCTGAAATGACTCAACAGAATAACATGAATTTAGCTTTCACAATGGAAAGCTGCAATGATGACTACGTCAGCTTGGACTGATTCTGTGGGTGTGTCTGAAGAAAAGCTCATATTTTCTCCTTAGATGGTGCTTTATAAATACACGAAAGCCAGTGTCCATCTCTTTTACAAGATGACAGACCACAGGATTACTTAAAGAAAAGCATTACAGTGGTATCCTGCCTTAAATAACTTTGTGAATCAAATACTTGACCACTGTAGATATCTAAGAAACCTGGAAAATGTGTATTGTTCCTTCCTTCTTCATGGAGCATAGCATCTGTGGTTAGCTTGAATTCATGTTTGATACAGTGGATTTCAAAAGTTACACCAGTTACACCTGGTTTCACCAGTTTTCAATGGAGGAAAATTATCAAAATGTCCTTACAAAGGCCTCAAACCACTCTTGCACCGTACTCCACTTCTCCTTTGACCGTCTGTATACTCACTGTGTTCCAAATTATCATACTCTGAAAATATGGCTATATATGTGACGTGTGTTAATCCTCATGCATCAAACTTGTAAGCAGGCACGTGTATTGGTTTTCACACATTTGAGTGTGCACCTCCTACACTTCCATTGGTGAGAACCGTGCTGTTGTAGCTCATCCGTGGCTTGCCTGATGAAACCACCTTTGGCTAACTTGTGGTTGACGCTAAGTTCATTCACTTCATCAACAACCAATAATTCTCTTGAACAGCAGAAGAGCAGGAGGCAGGTGCTCCATTGTACACAAACCAATGCATGTGCTTACAAGCGAATTTGACAGCATCATGTGTAATGATTTGGGTGGAAAGCACTCCTACTAGCCCATTCTTCAGACTATTGCCTTTCCCATAACAGCTGAACCAACAGGAAGGAGTAGATGTGTAATATTAGATATGAAGTGATACATTTCCCAACACAAAGAACAGTGTGTTGATGAAGGGAAAAAATGGTTAGGACACCACAATCACAGCAGATTGAACTGCTTTAAAAAGCTGTGGTCGGCTCTCTTCCTTCAGTACAACAACTATTAGTGAGGTGCCCTGCTCACTTGGGCTTAAGGTAGCCTAAAGTTTGGAGGTGCATAAGGAGTATTCAGACTAATCCCTGGCTGTGGAAAGGATTTcctattttttgggggggctttttgccttttatttgataggaaaAGCTgatgagagacaggaaatgtggaagGGGGcgtgacatgcagcaaagggccacgaGTTTGATTCGAGCCCGGgtcgctgcggtaaggactcagccttgtacatggggcgcGCGAGCTACCGAGGTGCCCTGGATTTCCTAAATTTCTGGATTAACTTGTTTTTGTTAGTGGAAGTGAATTTATCATCCATATAAGCAACACTCAACACATATCCTACACCATGAAAAACTATTGACGATTAACATATTTCCCCAGAAAACGCGTGAACTCTGGTGGCAGCTGGTTTTTGAGGAAGGCCCAAAAGAGGCATTGTGGCAAAATCATGGTAACATGATGATGAAATAACATAATATTCCTTTGTAGCAAACAGTATTTGATATCtgaaaaattttaaaacattgacTGTATTCACTTCCATGCTTCCATTTGAAAGCATTTAGCCATCCAAAACCATAACCAATGTTAAACATGTTTTCTGCAATATTAACCCAGCTTGCCTTGTCCATATCTAAAAAAACTAAAGGAAGAGCTGCAACGCTGCTGCCCccagcttttctttgtcaagAGTAAGATGAAAAAAGAATCTGATCAATGTAGTTTTGGCACAAACAGTAGAGTATAAATAATGGTTAATCCCTGACTAAccctgtttggtctcgcctgcTTGAATATGGATTAGCCTCAGTCTACTGAGAGGGGTCAGGTTAGAGGCAAGCAAAAGCAAAGCAGCATTATGATAGGCCGGTAAGGATGGACATGAAGTGGTTATGAGGTGTGTTGAATTGATTTATTTGAAGGCATTTACTTGTACTTGAGCTACTTTTCATTACATCATATACTTAAGTGTTACTCACAGTGCTTTGTGTGGATGCACAAGGTCTTCTTGCTTGCTATTAAATGGACCCTACAGCAGGAATCTAGCGTTTAGAGTTGCAATATTTAACATGATTCAGTCTTAACTTGCACAAATAGTGGACTTGGTCTTAGTTGGCCTCCCTGGAGGAAAAAATAAGTTCCCCTCAGACGAGGCTTGCATTCGGCATCAGCATTTATCGCAAGTATATTATCAGAACTTGAATACATGTTAAAACATGTTCCATAATGATGGCTGTTTAGAATATCACAATGTCTTAAATCTCTCCAGGTTTCACGTATGATGTGACACACCCACCATGTAAAagcaaacaactcaaagactgTACCAAGACATTGCACAGTGGTTGGAGAGGGCATATTATTTAACTAAGAAGTCGTGGCAAAGCTTTTTCACCCTACACTTGCACAGGTTTGCAGCAGTTGAGCTGACAACCCCACTGGAAAGCAGCCATTTTACCCACTATACTAGAACTAGGGGCAGCATGACCCGCTGTTTTCTATCTGAGTGAGTGGTGTTGAGAATTACATGTACATACTGTGAGCATGACAAGTCGCACCTGAATGGGTAATCATTGGGTGGAAGTAAGTGTGTACCAAATGATTCAATGGCAGCTTCCACAATAATCCTGGTAGCCATTGTGAATATATTCCAAGAGAAAGGAGGACCATGTGCAGGTTAAACAGCTGCACTTCTGGCTCTGTAGAAACAAGAAGAACATTtgctatgtttatttttttttatacaaattCACCAGGTTGCAAACCAGTGAGTAGCGCTAAAaccatttctgttttatcaAAAATGCTGTGGCTGAACCAGGGTTTCCAAATCCAAATGGTCGTATAGCAGAGGTACAGGCCACAATTACCTTTTCCTCCGGTAGCatggatatacagtacaatCTTCAGTTAACTGTATCTGCAGATCTAGTATTACTTGTTCCTGCTGACTACTTTTGTTGCAGAAAAGTCACCATAAATGGTCAATAGTCAAGTCGGAGTTTGTGTATATTAACTTAAAAGTAAGTCTTGAGTAAGAAGTCCATATCCAATTATAAACAATGCcttgcacaaacacatttgtctTTGAATTCCAACTAAGCTCCTGTGTGTTGACATGTATTTGTCAGGGTTCTCAATGAATATAAATCAAATTATCTGTAGTTTATTGAAAGACATGTGTCCCCTCTGTTCACAGGCAACACAGCGCTTCATGATTGTGCGGAGTCGGGCAGTCTGGAGATCATGCGGATGTTATTGCAGTATGGAGCGTCCATGGAGCAGGACGGCTACGGCATGACACCCCTGCTGTCTGCCAGCGTCACGGGCCACACTAACATCGTAGACGACCTGACAACACACCAGCAGGTCAGGGTTTCTGTCGCTTACACTGGAGCATAGCATagatgtacgtgtgtgtgtgtgtgtgtgtgtgtgtgaggctatGGCTATGATGTTTTCAATCTATATAATATTTATCTTGGAGGAATATGAAAAAATGATGTTCTTTCCTCTGCAGACGAGCCACATGGAACGCATTGATGCCCTGGAGCTCTTGGGAGCCAcgtttgttgacaagaagagaGATCTGCTTGGAGCGTTAAAATACTGGAAGAGAGCCATGGATCTCAGGTACATGGACAGTAACATTGTCCATAAACCAGAACCCAAGCAGCTGATCATGGCATACGACTATGCCAGGGAGGTGAGTATTAGTTTGAGTCCGTCTTTTCACCTAACACCACCCTAGAGTGATTCCGCATAGCATTTAATGCTCTAGAAATAGGTTTTATTATTGCTGACGTCGTAATATTTTGGTAAAGGCAGCACAGACTTTAGCCAAGTGACTGAATTTTAAATTCACTGTGCAGGAATAACTTTGAAAGTCACATTGTAGTCTTTAGTGTCGGAGACAACAGGCTGCAAAGTTTTGCGTTTGCTGTGGAGAAATAAGAGTACCAGATGTTTAGGACCAtgctttttttccacaaaaaaggttttcaggcacaaaggaaacagaaaaaactgtGTATTATCCTGAATTTATATTTATCAGAGAACCAAGTGCAGCAGTCCAGTGTCAGGTCTTAAAGCTATTTGCTCCTGAAAAGCCTGACTTCATCACATGTACATGGAAACCCAAAACTGCCTAAATTGCTGCACCCTGCCATTGTCTTGACCGTTTAATCCTCTTCCTAGGTAACAAACGGAGAAGAGCTGGACGGGCTGATATCTGACCCAGACGAGATGCGCATGCAGGCACTGCTCATCCGTGAGAGAATCCTCGGCCCGCAACATCCAGACACGTCTTACTACATCCGTTACCGAGGGGCTGTCTACGCTGACTCTGGGAACTTTGAGCGCTGTATCAATCTGTGGAAGTATGCATTGGACATGCAGCAGAGCAACCTGGACCCCCTCAGCCCCATGACCGCCTCCAGCCTGCTGTCGTTCGCTGAGCTCTTCTCCTTCATGCTGCAGGACAGGGCCAAGGGGCTCCTGGGGACATCGGTGTCATTTGAGGACTTGATGGGGATCCTTTCCAAGAGTGTGTTGGAGATTGATCGGGCAGTTAAACAAAATGGACCGATGCCTCCTGACCCTGCCCAGCTCAGCAAGGCCCTGTCAATCATCCTGCACCTCATTTGTCTTTTAGAGAAGGTGCCGTGTACTACAGAGCAGGACCACTTCAAGAAGGAAACCATCTATAGGTGGGTTTCTGTGTAAATTACATGTATTGGAAATAATTTGTCTTCACTGAggaaaaatctattaaaaattACCTCCAGTAATCTTCAAATGTAAAAGGAGGACATCCACTTGTGTTcacacaatacaaaatatgGTAGTTTTGAGCGaaatgcatgtgttttgtgacagtgatttttttatttatttatttattttttatttattttttcgtCCTCATATCTGCCAGAGCACTTTTACATCCCCCTTTTTCAGCAAATAAGTGTCAGTGGAACTAAACAACGCATTCCACCTCTGCCACATGCCTTTTGTGAATTTGTGTCAATGCATCatgtacattacatttatttagttgaCATTTTTATCCACAGCGacttacagtaagtgcattcaaccatgtggatacaacccaaacATTGCAAGAATCATACAAGTACATCAGCGTCATCAAATATACTGAAGTGCTACATTCAGAAACAATGACAGAGAAAGGACTTcttgttgagtttttttttttgtttggtttttttttttcatgtgccAAGGTGCCATCTGAACAGGTTTTCAGTCTGTGATGgaagatgtgtagagtttctgaTGTGAATGGGGAGCCaggacagcaaacagttgtgattttGTTGATCGGTAGTTGGGCCCCCCTCGTAGTGAGGGAGTAGCAAGCCAGTTGGCAGTAGCAGAACGTAGTGGACAGGTTGGGGTACATAAAGATGACTGTCTCATAATCTGTCAATAGTTCAATCAAACCTCATTTTTATTTGGGACATTGTTCTTTTAATTGCGTAGTGCTGTTACCATCATGTTACCATGTTGCTATTCCTTGACTGAAAAGTTGACATCTTTCCACAGATTCCTCAAGCTCCAGCCGTGTGGTAAAAACGGCTACAGTCCACTACACCTGGCAGTCGACCGCAACACCACCTGCGTGGGCCGCTATCCCGTCTGCAAGTTCCCCTCCCTCACAGTCGCCTCCATCCTTCTAGAGTGTGGGGCTGATGTGAACTGCCGCGATGAAGATGACAACAggtctgttttggtttttgaaatTTTTCTTCTAGTCTACTTTCAGCTCTTATACTTTTGCAATTTCACTATCATGGTTTTAATTTTTACCAATAAttctgttaattaaaaaaagaacatagtCGAAAGGGTTagaacaatattttatttcttctgtctGTAAACTGAGAAGGTAAATGAAACTACTTGGAAATTTTCCTAAAAAGCTCTTCAATTGCACCATCATGTGCCACCATGACAGCCACCAGCTAAACGAATATCATGAGCATATCAGTCTATGTTTTGtagtgttttaaagttttacaaCGGCTCTATTATCTTTTCTAACCCACCAGCCCCCTTCACATAGCTGCATCCAATGGTCACCCCGACATCATGAACCTGCTGATTTCATGCGGGACTCACTTTGACAGCACCAATGCCTTCCAACAAACAGCCTGCGACCTCCTGGACGAGAAGGAGCTGTCCAGGAATGTCATCCAGCCCATAAACCACACCACGCTGCAGTGCCTGGCCGCCAGGGCTATCATCAAGCACAGCCTCGACTACCGGGGAAATATCCCCGAAAAACTAGAGGCCTTCGTCTTGCTCCACAGATAATGATCGTGAAGGATGGATGAAAAGAGGAGGTTGTGCGATTACATCAAGTGGACTGGACAGACTGAGGAGCATTATAGTTCAAAGCCTGACCCACAAGGTGTTTGaagagctgaaagacactattTTGTGAGTTAGGTTTGCCACTTCAAATTATTTGGACAGTATGAACATCTGTGTgaacaaaaatgtcctcattgAACCAGGATAAACTGAAAAAGATTAGAGTAAATGGAGGAATGAGTtatcattttcttctttcatggAGCCACAGCTCTGACCGGTCACAGCGCGATCTGTGGGGATGTGTTAGGAGTGGATTGCAACATGGACAAACACAGTTGTATCTCTGGATGAACTGAGCAAAGGGTTTACGTATTTTTGCTTTaggaaaaaaattgtttttttttttcttttttgcatatTCCACTATGCTATTTATTAAATGAAACTTGAGAGATTTTTCTCCATGCTGGCTCCAACCCAGCCTCAACTTTGCCTGCTTCTCTCAAAGCAAGGACTGAGGCATTTCTACATATGCTGGGACTTCaggtcattttttttgtttgtcccaTCACTGTTGCCAACAGTCATGGACCCTTCCTCAGTCATCATTAGGTTACaccttatttttcttttttttcctttttttcttttttacttttacaataCATTTAGTTAATGTCATGCAAATCTGGATGCTAGCCAAGTGGGGGGCATTCTAGACTCATTTGTCGTTCCCACTTTAGTGTATAACAAAGCTTTACGAGAAGGGTTTAATGTCTGCGAACACCATAAGTGCTTTATTCTTCCTATGCACAGGCTAGGCTGTTGGAAAGAGAGACTGTTGTATTCTGTGCCGGCACTTGTCTGTGCAATATCTCATGAGTTTTTGTGTTTACCTCATTGCTGCCGTTTCCTTCAGTATCCCCTTTCTTCACTCAGagaagggggggaggggggtgtaAAACCATTGTAATGATTGTTGTAAGAAGAGTGAATGAATTTGAGTGATTGTGTATGTTTGAAAGAGTGTGAGTGCcacacagtgtgtttctttttgagCTTACAAAATTATTGAGGACAAGAGTGGCACTCATGATGCAAAATGCACATGACTGCCACTAGAAACCACAGCGGCCAAACTAACTGTCAACAACCGCTGGAGTGTGCAGGCTTGTACACAGAAGTGACCTCTTAACGTTCATACTTTGCTGACCTTTTAAATGCAGTCGTTCTTGAATAATCATGATCAAAAAGTGAAATCTGAGTAGGTTACCAACATTGTCCCACTGTgcatgtgcagcagcagcatatcAATCAACCAATCACTGCAGAAAACCTTTCATGAGAACTCCTCGACTCCAAACTAGACTACAGCTAGGGTAGTTCTGCTCATTTTGTACAACTGTCGTCCAATTGTATGAGAACTGAAGACACAAATGAGTGGGAGGACGCCTTGACGTACACAATAGTACAGCTTTGTGAATTATCTTGTTTGCACATTAGCTTTAGATGTGTGGGTTGAAAAAAGGGCTTTTCATAATTCGTAGGATTTCATATTGCAGTCTATTAAACCTGACAGTTCAAAACCAGACATAAAATGTATGAGGACTCCCAGGGCAACTTCATTTGAATCTGCACTTTACTACAACGGAGTTTAAGATTTGAAAATGGCATTAATCAAGTTCATGTCTTAATAAGCAGTTTGACAATAAACCCATGTTGCACTTGTCTCCTTGTCCAAATGTCTTTTATTTCCTTATTATCTCTATTTCAGCAAAGGTTTAGGTTTCTAAGGGATGATGTCTTTTAGCCATGTATGTGtctacatttcagttttaattggTGCCAGTTTCCAATGGTCTAATTGGGATGAAAGACATGAAACCACACGTATCCCTCCCATTAGGAAAATGGTATTTCAGAAGGAAAAAGGATGCTTTCAATTCTGACTGAAATTGATATAAAGGTACTTAAAAACTAGTTTTGTCACCAAGTGATCTGTGTGGACACAAAATATATTGCTTTGAAAGGTTCATGGGAATATAGAAATAGTTGCACATTACCAAAAAGCATGGCCAATCTAGTCGTTAGACAGTGTGGAGTAAATAGTCACAGTttaaggcaaaaaaaataaataaatgcaattaaTACCACGTTACCTTTCAGCCAGTTGGTTTTGCTGCTTCTCTAATTTTCCTGTGGATTTCATTGCATTACCAGACTGATTGCATCCATGCTTctgctacttttactgcagtgtcACTGAGCGTTAGACCCATTCCACATACTTGAGCTGGGAGTGGGTGTACGGAGGACCTCTCTGGACTGGAATGTGTCCAGAGCAATCTTTGACATTGCAGAAAGGGTTGCTGATGTTGTGCATCCAGTCGCTTCCAAAAACTGtcccaaataaaaacacactgatttTTATGGCTTGTTTGTTCAAAACTCTGCAGAGAACTTGGACTGTTTTGCCTGGTTGAGAGATTGACCACAGACATTATTTACTCACCCAGTCAAAGGATCTAACCAAATATTTTTGCCTTTGGCCAAGAATTGCAAAACCGTTCCCAGCTTTGTTGTTCAGCACAGACCTCACAATAACGGTTTCTATGTGGTACAGTAGCTGACACATATTCTTGTTAAATCTGAGAGTAAAGATAAAAGCGttaaatgatcatttaaaagaaaaaagaaaacccctctttaatcagaaatggtggtctgtgattcaacttgccaaccgtttaccacagtgtattaacaccatggtcaagccaatcatatgctaatcagttacataacagtgatgagggagatGCAGCCacaaaacaataggcctgattactgggccatcatggaaacaaaataatgtcagtttcaggtgaaactaggcagggtaaacagcagacactcaggaggactcctccctgaggggagggcctaagcaacacagagtagcttaaatttcagaccattttcacaatggagaatgacttccggatgggagccggaacgtcttgattctgaaaacagtgtccagatgactacgactgaaaccttttctacgatggaacactcctggaagaatgagggactacactgtcaaGTAGTAGAGTACTGTCTTCATTACACATCTATTACATTATGTAAAAGTCACAATGGGAATACGTCTTGATCATCAACAAATTCAAATGCAAAGATGAATTAGGTTTTTTTCCCACCCCTTCCTCCATCACAGTGAAGACCTGTTTCCTCCCcacatacagcagcagcagtcagtcCCAGAATGTCACACCTATCCTGAATGTTCTCTGATGAGTCATTGCCAGGCTCTCTAGCAGAGCGGAGAGTGGGAATTTCTTAATGAGTCACGATCACTGTaggtacatgtttgtgtgtactggGCAGCTGAGGTAGAACAGAGCTGGTTTGGGTAGatattctgtgtgtgtcattgcAGAACAAGAGAATTGCAGAATTCTTTagagaaaaaagtttttaatcaaaacatCTAAACAACAACGATATTTTAGACTCCAATCTGGTTATTGAGCGAACCAGATACAGCACTACTGAAAGTTGTAAATGACCTGAGAATTATTGTGGATGCAAACAATGTGGCTGTCCTTCTTTTTTTAGACCTCAGTGCAGCATTCGACACACAATCGACCAAAAATTTTAATTGGCAGACTCGAGAAATGGGTCAGTCtagatggaaaccggggtcactggtgccttggcccttcgtaggtctacaaccagctccttagactttgttgcattgagttGCAGATGGTTGGTCACACCATGTGACAAAGTTACCCACTATAGCTCTCATCACCAcggctgatacatcccaccacagcagagtcatcagaaaacttctgaaggtggcaggactctgtgtggtagctgaagtttgtggtgtagatggtgaagaggaagggagagaggacagtcccctgaggggccccagtgttgctgaccacgctgcctgacacagtgctgcagacgcacatgctgtggtctgccagtcaggtagtcaacaatccaggacacgagggggggcatccacctgcatcgctgccagcttctcacccagcagggctggccggatggtgatGAAAGCACTGGacaagtcaaaaaacatgatcctcaccgtgcttgccggctcgtccaggtgggtgtggatgcggttcagcaggaagatgatggcatcctcaactcccagtcggggctggtaggcgaactgaagggggtccaggaggggtctgaccatgggccgcagctgttccagcaccagtctctccagggtcttcattatgtgggaggtcagtgccaccggtctgtagtccttggagccactgggacgcggcgtcttcggcacaggaacgaggcaagatgtcttccacagaacagggaccctttgaagacttaggctcaggttgaagacatacTGAAgaactccacatagctggggggcacaggcttttagcaccccggggcaaacgccatcggggcctgcagccttgtttgagtggagtttcatcagctgtcctctcacctggtcagcagtcaggcagaGCAGTTTGGGCTACATGTTTGTATAAAAGGTGACATCAGGGTAAATAAAGCTGAGTTGAGAACAACAGTCTATTTTGTGACCTATAAACAAGGATTTTGCAGCCTCTGGGGACTTTTAACAAGTGTCTACAACAAGCAGCCATTTGATACCATACTGTTACTTTTACATAACAGAAACAGGACTACAACTAATTTTGAGTTCACCAAGAGCTTAGCtaacctgaaaaaaaaatgttggaaagagacaaagaaagagacaaagggGAAAACAGGATGTTTTTGGATGTGTTTCTGAGTTCATGTGGTTTACTGGCAAGGCCACTCTGGAGTGTCATTGAACTGCTGCTTTGCTTTATCATCACCACGCCCATGATTACCTGCTAAAAATAGCACAGATATTATGAGGTGAAAGAGGACAcatggttatttatttttacctggTGTGAGGAGTAATATATTACAGGGAACTATATCAGTTGGAAAATCAATCTGATGTCACCCGCATCTTTGTAACTCTTCTATCTTTCCAACCTGTTATCTCAGTTATGTTAGACTCAGTTAACCTATATTTCCTTCAGCAGGAATGTTAACTTCTCTCATTGACGGTAATTGTGAAGTATATAATGTAGGTGTTTCTGGGTCTCAGTGCCTGGAACAAGTTGAGGCTTGTCACAGGACAGTGTAAGGCATGTGAGTGTTCATGTGGCACAGTCCCACTTATACTGGCACTGGAGGTTAACAGCCGTCAGCTCTGTGTCGAACTAGATGTTGACATAATGAGGGAGAGATTAAAAGGggtacagagagagaaaaatcacTCATCAGCTTTGCAGGGAGGGGGTGTAATGAGTCAGAGGGTTGCCCATGAAGTCCCAGCCATGAAGTTGGCGAGAATCTACCTTGATGAGCTGTCTTTGAGCAATATACAGACTCCTTATCAGCTTCAAAATGAGAGTAATTCTTTGTTATTGTGTTAAACGATGGACAGGATACATTATACAGAGTCAGGAAGTATGAACACATAGATAAATGCTTTAATAAACCTCAAACGTTATGTTTTGGCTCTTTAACAACACCCAAAACCAT
This sequence is a window from Siniperca chuatsi isolate FFG_IHB_CAS linkage group LG5, ASM2008510v1, whole genome shotgun sequence. Protein-coding genes within it:
- the fem1c gene encoding protein fem-1 homolog C, producing MDLKTAVFNAARDGKLRLLQKLLENKDGHEVTKLMGEKTNGATPLLMASRYGHLDLVEYLLECCSAPVEVGGSVNFDGETIEGAPPLWAASAAGHLKVVQSLLGHGASVNSTTLTNSTPLRAACFDGHLDIVRYLVEHKADLEVANRHGHTCLMISCYKGHKDIAQYLLEKGADVNRKSVKGNTALHDCAESGSLEIMRMLLQYGASMEQDGYGMTPLLSASVTGHTNIVDDLTTHQQTSHMERIDALELLGATFVDKKRDLLGALKYWKRAMDLRYMDSNIVHKPEPKQLIMAYDYAREVTNGEELDGLISDPDEMRMQALLIRERILGPQHPDTSYYIRYRGAVYADSGNFERCINLWKYALDMQQSNLDPLSPMTASSLLSFAELFSFMLQDRAKGLLGTSVSFEDLMGILSKSVLEIDRAVKQNGPMPPDPAQLSKALSIILHLICLLEKVPCTTEQDHFKKETIYRFLKLQPCGKNGYSPLHLAVDRNTTCVGRYPVCKFPSLTVASILLECGADVNCRDEDDNSPLHIAASNGHPDIMNLLISCGTHFDSTNAFQQTACDLLDEKELSRNVIQPINHTTLQCLAARAIIKHSLDYRGNIPEKLEAFVLLHR